In a single window of the Vitis vinifera cultivar Pinot Noir 40024 chromosome 6, ASM3070453v1 genome:
- the LOC100263681 gene encoding protein RGF1 INDUCIBLE TRANSCRIPTION FACTOR 1: protein MLVPPWVESFLSTRFYSGCTKHPDAAHKECNMFCIDCRSDAFCSHCRISLHSGHAVIQIRRSSYHNAVKVMEVEKLLDVSGVQSYVVNKCKVVYLDRKTQVKPSNGNASHACEVCRRGLLTNFRFCSLRCKVAGIMENGNAGLVNACNKSEEEGSKGEGEKRSSLKIKFRVRAPPPAKLPPSNSRKRKGIPHRAPLSGHLIGVL, encoded by the exons ATGTTGGTGCCACCATGGGTGGAGAGTTTCTTGTCTACTCGGTTCTACAGCGGCTGCACTAAGCATCCCGACGCCGCACACAAGGAATGCAACATGTTCTGCATCGACTGCAGAAGCGACGCCTTTTGCAGCCACTGCCGAATCTCACTACACTCGGGTCATGCCGTAATTCAA ATACGACGATCGTCATATCATAATGCTGTGAAGGTGATGGAAGTTGAGAAGCTTTTGGATGTAAGTGGGGTTCAGTCGTACGTGGTCAACAAGTGTAAAGTAGTATATCTGGACCGGAAGACACAGGTGAAGCCTAGTAATGGTAATGCCTCTCATGCATGTGAAGTCTGTCGTCGAGGTCTCTTGACCAACTTCCGTTTCTGTTCACTAAGATGCAAG GTAGCGGGCATAATGGAGAATGGGAATGCAGGTTTGGTGAACGCCTGCAACAAGAGTGAAGAAGAGGGAAGTAAAGGAGAAGGAGAAAAGAGATCGTCGCTAAAAATAAAGTTCAGAGTAAGGGCGCCCCCACCGGCCAAACTCCCACCTTCTAATTCTAGAAAAAGGAAGGGCATTCCCCACAGGGCGCCGCTTTCAGGTCACCTGATTGGAGTTCTATAG